One genomic region from Natrinema caseinilyticum encodes:
- a CDS encoding alpha/beta fold hydrolase — MTDSTLASEQWWEEYRDVVNSDPEMELHGRDAFDENFVVGIGEEHFLVDVHDGDVRDVRTPGLDDAWSFGVVGPREAWEEFVSEVPAPHHNEVFASFYRTAVKGEDGYFDLIGNHKKIFQNFRSFQRALDLMRTTHNGGEPRTEGTTRPSEPTDEPVTGQYVTVDLGGVDHRIYYEAAGPEDGIPLLCQHTAGCNNQQWRHVLNDPDITEHFRVLAYDLPRHGKSVPPSSESWWADQYDLTAERFTDTIVSIADALELDDPVFVGSSMGGTITLELADWYPDRFRALIGLEAGLFTPGFYIQWLDHPHVNTNDVNSHATWGLMAPHGPEWARRETLYLYEQGANGVLKGDLHYYSAEHDYSESADDIDATRVRLYLMNGEYDYLTNPDDAREAAAAIGDGATAHEMKATGHFPMSERPELFRAYLKPVLDDIRGVRDDPVPEVLAPEDVGVEANK; from the coding sequence ATGACAGACAGCACATTGGCCAGCGAGCAATGGTGGGAAGAATATCGAGACGTCGTCAATTCGGATCCGGAAATGGAGTTGCACGGTCGGGACGCGTTCGACGAGAACTTCGTCGTCGGTATCGGTGAGGAACACTTCCTCGTCGATGTCCACGACGGTGATGTCCGAGACGTTCGAACGCCGGGGTTGGACGACGCGTGGTCGTTTGGCGTCGTCGGTCCGCGAGAAGCGTGGGAAGAATTCGTTAGCGAAGTGCCGGCGCCCCACCACAACGAGGTGTTCGCGTCCTTCTATCGAACCGCAGTGAAGGGGGAAGACGGGTACTTCGACCTCATCGGCAACCACAAAAAGATATTCCAGAACTTCCGATCGTTCCAGCGGGCGCTCGACCTGATGCGGACGACCCACAACGGCGGCGAACCGCGTACCGAGGGCACCACTCGTCCGTCGGAACCGACGGACGAACCCGTGACGGGTCAGTACGTTACCGTCGATCTCGGCGGTGTCGATCATCGCATCTACTACGAGGCGGCCGGGCCGGAGGACGGCATTCCCTTGCTCTGTCAGCATACGGCCGGCTGTAACAATCAGCAGTGGCGTCACGTGCTGAACGATCCGGACATAACGGAGCACTTCCGCGTACTGGCATACGACCTCCCGCGTCACGGAAAGTCGGTCCCACCCTCGAGCGAGTCGTGGTGGGCCGATCAGTACGACCTCACCGCCGAACGGTTTACGGACACCATCGTCTCCATCGCAGACGCACTCGAACTCGACGATCCCGTGTTCGTCGGCTCGAGCATGGGGGGAACGATCACGCTCGAACTCGCGGACTGGTACCCCGACCGGTTCCGGGCGCTGATCGGTCTCGAAGCGGGCCTGTTCACGCCGGGATTCTACATTCAGTGGCTCGACCATCCCCACGTCAATACGAACGACGTGAACTCCCACGCGACGTGGGGGTTGATGGCGCCCCACGGCCCGGAGTGGGCACGCCGCGAAACGCTCTATCTGTACGAACAGGGAGCCAACGGCGTCCTCAAGGGGGACCTCCACTATTACTCCGCGGAACACGACTACAGCGAGTCCGCCGACGACATCGACGCGACACGGGTCCGGCTGTACCTGATGAACGGTGAGTACGATTACTTGACCAACCCGGACGATGCCCGGGAGGCCGCCGCAGCCATCGGTGACGGAGCGACGGCCCACGAGATGAAGGCGACTGGCCACTTCCCGATGAGCGAGCGGCCGGAACTGTTCCGGGCCTACCTGAAACCCGTCCTCGACGATATTCGAGGCGTCCGAGACGACCCCGTTCCCGAGGTTCTCGCGCCCGAGGACGTCGGCGTCGAAGCGAACAAATGA
- a CDS encoding flavin-containing monooxygenase — MTERYDTVVIGGGQAGLVTGYYLRQHEQDFVILDAGERIGDAWRNRWDSLRVFTPARYSSLPGMAYPTSPYYFPGKDEVADYLETYADLFDLPVDLDVRVRKLERDGDRYRITADDRRIEAANVVVAMSSYQIPVVPDFADELADDIVQIHANDYRNPKQLQDGGVLVVGAGNSGAEIALEVADSHETWVSGSDVGHVPFHIDSWFGRHLGVPFVMRVLFHRILTTGTPIGRRLRPKVLSRGGPLVRIKPKDLAATGIDRVPRTTSVRNGRPVVGADRVLDVANVVWCTGFRPNFSWIDLPVFDGQSKPKEPIHDRGVVPDAPGLYFVGLFFLYSMTSSLFTGVGRDAKYVVNHLTSRT, encoded by the coding sequence ATGACCGAGCGTTACGACACCGTCGTCATCGGCGGCGGTCAGGCCGGTCTCGTGACCGGGTACTACCTTCGACAGCACGAGCAGGACTTCGTCATTCTCGACGCCGGCGAACGGATCGGCGACGCGTGGCGGAATCGATGGGACTCGCTCCGCGTGTTCACGCCTGCCCGCTATAGCAGTCTGCCAGGAATGGCGTACCCGACGTCGCCGTATTACTTCCCCGGGAAAGACGAGGTAGCCGACTATCTCGAGACGTACGCCGACTTGTTCGACCTCCCTGTCGACCTCGACGTCCGCGTCAGGAAGCTCGAACGAGACGGCGATAGGTACCGAATTACCGCGGACGACCGCCGGATCGAAGCCGCGAACGTCGTGGTGGCGATGTCGAGCTACCAGATCCCAGTCGTGCCCGACTTCGCCGACGAACTCGCCGACGACATCGTCCAAATACACGCGAACGACTATCGCAACCCCAAGCAACTCCAGGATGGCGGTGTCCTCGTCGTCGGGGCGGGAAACTCGGGGGCGGAAATCGCACTCGAGGTCGCCGATAGTCACGAGACGTGGGTATCGGGGTCGGACGTCGGTCACGTCCCGTTCCACATCGACTCTTGGTTCGGCAGACATCTCGGGGTGCCGTTCGTCATGCGTGTGCTCTTCCACCGGATACTGACGACGGGCACGCCCATCGGACGGCGATTGCGGCCGAAAGTCCTCTCCCGGGGCGGTCCGCTCGTCCGAATCAAGCCAAAGGACCTGGCCGCGACCGGAATCGACCGCGTGCCCCGGACGACCTCGGTCCGGAACGGCCGGCCCGTGGTCGGCGCCGATCGAGTCCTGGACGTTGCGAACGTCGTCTGGTGTACGGGCTTTCGGCCCAACTTCTCCTGGATCGACCTCCCGGTCTTCGACGGTCAGAGCAAGCCCAAAGAGCCCATTCACGATCGCGGTGTCGTTCCCGACGCGCCCGGACTCTACTTCGTCGGCCTGTTCTTTCTCTATTCGATGACCTCCTCGCTTTTCACCGGCGTCGGTCGTGACGCAAAATACGTCGTGAACCACCTCACGTCGCGAACCTAG
- a CDS encoding acetoacetate decarboxylase family protein: MNDQQFDPETYTGMPDGTAVPAPQLIENARMLIVGYEADPEVLESALPPGLEAHPNSLVQMNMYQVPSAEQTSHLDPYTLTYLTVEVADHDSSASSAAEGEMSVPGRFWVGYWTDSPQMQAYTREGGGIPSQAGTCEWEEDDGTVVSTLSVDGEPVIEAEASVGDEQIDTLTGHLHYYAHRQIPEPAGRRAQVSELVEFPIPFVSELYEADVDRVDFDFPEKSRFQRFAPIEPLSTPSILHGTVTFTYPQGRRIRDYLAEG, encoded by the coding sequence ATGAACGACCAACAGTTCGACCCCGAGACCTACACCGGAATGCCGGACGGAACGGCCGTCCCCGCGCCGCAACTGATCGAGAACGCACGGATGCTGATCGTCGGCTACGAGGCCGATCCCGAGGTACTCGAGTCGGCGCTGCCACCCGGACTCGAGGCGCATCCGAATAGCCTCGTACAGATGAATATGTACCAGGTGCCGTCGGCGGAACAGACGAGTCACCTCGATCCGTACACACTCACGTATCTGACCGTGGAAGTGGCAGACCACGACAGCTCCGCGAGTAGCGCTGCGGAGGGAGAGATGTCCGTCCCCGGACGATTCTGGGTCGGTTACTGGACCGATTCTCCGCAGATGCAGGCGTACACTCGCGAGGGCGGTGGCATTCCGAGTCAGGCGGGGACGTGTGAGTGGGAGGAAGACGACGGGACGGTAGTCTCGACGCTCTCGGTCGACGGCGAACCCGTTATCGAGGCCGAGGCGAGCGTCGGCGACGAGCAAATAGACACCCTCACGGGACACCTCCACTATTACGCACACCGGCAGATACCGGAGCCGGCGGGTCGTCGCGCACAGGTCAGTGAACTCGTCGAATTCCCCATCCCCTTCGTCAGCGAACTGTACGAGGCCGACGTCGATCGCGTCGACTTCGACTTCCCCGAGAAATCACGGTTTCAGCGGTTCGCCCCCATAGAACCTCTTTCGACGCCGTCGATTCTCCACGGAACGGTTACGTTTACCTATCCGCAGGGGCGTCGAATCCGGGATTATCTCGCCGAAGGGTGA
- a CDS encoding helix-turn-helix transcriptional regulator translates to MVFSALWARLSSLWSGSADESTSNESATTSTEDRDVDDEDETLSYAEQIEYGVDERELPDEDKILRLLVKRGGRVDQATIRDETEWTQDRLETVIDRMEDDNQISAITVGRKRVICRRGFEPKGYRGHLNE, encoded by the coding sequence ATGGTATTCAGTGCACTCTGGGCGCGTCTCTCGTCTCTCTGGAGCGGTTCGGCCGACGAATCCACGTCGAACGAGTCCGCGACGACGTCGACCGAGGACCGGGACGTGGACGACGAGGACGAAACGTTAAGTTATGCAGAACAGATCGAATACGGTGTCGACGAACGCGAACTACCCGACGAAGATAAAATTCTCAGGCTGCTTGTCAAACGCGGCGGACGGGTCGACCAGGCCACGATCCGTGACGAAACCGAGTGGACACAGGACCGGCTCGAGACCGTCATCGATCGCATGGAAGACGACAACCAGATCAGTGCGATCACGGTCGGTCGCAAGCGCGTCATCTGCCGGCGTGGCTTCGAACCGAAGGGGTATCGGGGCCACCTCAACGAATAG
- a CDS encoding glycoside hydrolase family 15 protein: protein MIESGSSYPPIEAYGVVGNLETCALVAPNGSIDWFPFPHLESPSVLAAMLDADRGGRFRIGPVDTYETDRRYVDETNVLETTFRTGSGMATVTDFMPPAGRVDHPKQVLYRRVACTDGAVDLEIEFEPRFDYGRAQTTIRSVENGVLAAGSEQRTLLESPIELAVEDGRIAGELSLEAGDVEWVLLRCTGAEGARTDPAAALEDTLDYWTEWGHTCAGGDGCAFEGPWHDQIVRSGLVLKLLTHAESGAIAAAPTTSLPEDIGGVRNWDYRFNWLRDAGFTVQALMNLGTVEEATDYVDWVMDLCQTDAPDEIQPVYGLHGSSDLEEREIGSLEGYRGSQPVRIGNGAAEQRQLDIYGELLLAVDERRQYGRSLADDEWDRIRGIVEYVREVWGEPDAGIWEVRGGTEHFVYSKVMCWVALDRGIEIAVEGDRDAPLGAWRETRERIKTDVLDNGFDEEVGAFVQAYGTKTLDATALLLPLVGFLPFDDDRVRGTIDAVEDRLGEDDAFVMRYDGDDGLPGDEGAFVLCSCWLVDALALSGRVEKAHSRFETVLEYVNPLGLVAEELDPQTGTHLGNYPQAFSHIGIVNSALYLGFARGRGTPGPEPMGIRLGEPIGVPDA, encoded by the coding sequence GTGATCGAATCCGGATCCTCGTATCCGCCGATCGAAGCCTACGGGGTCGTCGGCAACCTCGAGACGTGTGCGCTCGTCGCGCCGAACGGATCGATCGACTGGTTTCCGTTCCCGCACCTCGAGTCGCCGAGCGTCCTCGCCGCGATGCTCGACGCGGACCGCGGTGGTCGGTTCCGTATCGGCCCGGTCGACACGTACGAGACCGATCGACGGTACGTGGACGAGACGAACGTCCTCGAGACGACGTTTCGCACGGGATCGGGGATGGCGACCGTGACGGATTTCATGCCACCCGCTGGTCGGGTCGATCACCCGAAGCAGGTTCTGTACCGCAGGGTGGCGTGCACGGACGGAGCGGTCGACCTCGAGATCGAATTCGAGCCGCGGTTCGACTACGGGCGGGCCCAGACGACGATCCGATCGGTCGAAAACGGCGTTCTCGCCGCCGGGTCCGAACAGCGGACGCTCCTCGAGAGCCCGATCGAACTCGCGGTCGAGGACGGGCGAATCGCCGGCGAACTGTCGCTCGAGGCCGGCGACGTGGAGTGGGTCTTGCTCCGGTGTACGGGTGCCGAGGGGGCGAGGACGGATCCGGCCGCCGCACTGGAGGACACGCTCGACTACTGGACCGAGTGGGGCCACACCTGTGCCGGCGGTGACGGCTGTGCGTTCGAGGGACCGTGGCACGACCAGATCGTCCGCTCCGGACTGGTTCTCAAACTTCTGACGCACGCCGAATCGGGGGCGATCGCCGCCGCGCCGACCACGTCGTTGCCGGAGGACATCGGCGGCGTTCGGAACTGGGATTATCGGTTCAACTGGCTTCGTGACGCCGGGTTCACCGTCCAGGCGCTGATGAACCTCGGGACGGTCGAAGAGGCGACCGACTACGTCGACTGGGTGATGGATCTCTGTCAGACGGACGCCCCGGACGAGATCCAGCCGGTGTACGGACTCCACGGCTCGTCGGACCTCGAGGAGCGGGAAATCGGGAGCCTCGAGGGATATCGGGGCTCGCAACCGGTTCGCATCGGAAACGGAGCGGCCGAGCAGCGACAACTCGATATCTACGGCGAACTGCTGCTGGCGGTCGACGAGAGACGACAGTACGGGCGGTCCCTGGCGGACGACGAATGGGACCGAATCAGGGGAATCGTCGAGTACGTTCGCGAGGTCTGGGGCGAACCCGACGCCGGTATCTGGGAGGTCCGCGGCGGAACCGAACACTTCGTCTATTCGAAGGTGATGTGCTGGGTCGCCCTCGATCGGGGGATCGAAATCGCCGTCGAGGGCGATCGTGATGCCCCGCTCGGGGCGTGGCGAGAAACCCGCGAGCGGATCAAGACGGACGTGCTCGACAACGGTTTCGACGAGGAGGTCGGCGCGTTCGTCCAGGCCTACGGAACGAAGACGCTCGACGCGACGGCCCTCCTGTTGCCACTCGTCGGATTCCTGCCCTTCGACGACGACCGCGTCCGGGGGACGATCGACGCGGTCGAGGACCGATTGGGCGAGGACGATGCGTTCGTGATGCGGTACGATGGAGACGACGGACTTCCGGGTGACGAGGGGGCGTTCGTCCTGTGCTCGTGCTGGCTCGTCGACGCACTCGCGCTCTCCGGGCGCGTCGAGAAAGCCCACTCGAGATTCGAGACGGTGCTCGAATACGTGAATCCCCTGGGGCTCGTCGCGGAGGAACTCGATCCGCAGACCGGCACACACCTCGGGAACTACCCGCAGGCGTTCAGTCACATCGGAATCGTCAACAGCGCTCTCTACCTCGGCTTCGCTCGAGGGCGTGGGACGCCCGGGCCGGAACCGATGGGGATTCGCCTCGGCGAGCCGATCGGAGTTCCCGACGCGTAA
- a CDS encoding ester cyclase, translating into MDPPDELKSQVEETNERIFNRGDIDYVDEVYAEDMVMHNVAHGEDYEGREAFKEWITDLRDTFPDFEVEILDTTVEDDTVVTRYRARGTHEGPLPPFNGEPTNEEVEFEGVTIHVMDGTKATEAWWYYDQLTTLIQLGIVPEVPPM; encoded by the coding sequence ATGGATCCGCCCGACGAACTGAAATCACAGGTCGAAGAGACGAACGAACGAATTTTCAACCGAGGTGATATCGACTACGTCGACGAAGTCTACGCGGAAGACATGGTGATGCACAACGTCGCTCACGGCGAGGACTACGAGGGACGAGAGGCGTTCAAAGAGTGGATCACGGACCTTCGGGATACCTTTCCGGACTTCGAGGTCGAGATCCTGGACACCACAGTCGAAGACGACACGGTCGTTACCAGATACCGCGCCCGGGGCACGCACGAGGGGCCACTTCCCCCGTTCAACGGTGAGCCGACGAACGAGGAAGTCGAGTTCGAGGGAGTCACGATTCACGTGATGGACGGCACGAAGGCGACGGAGGCGTGGTGGTACTACGATCAGCTCACCACACTCATCCAGCTCGGCATCGTCCCCGAGGTGCCGCCGATGTAG
- a CDS encoding molybdopterin-dependent oxidoreductase has translation MGYRPMALVRRGLSALEPPPRVVDWSIFGIVTFEAVSGIASFTLTTPPVFWAHRIAGLTLVGLLGFKLARVRYRLTQREQWRASTLLSILAVVAAVGALATGIAWAFGLDVRLSYWTLLSVHVGFGLVLVPLMMWHLTTRFRLPSRRDFDRRRTTLTYTALLLGGAVTYWGQERTNRILDTHGADRRFTGSQPRRGNGNEGFPVTSWVADDPDPIDRSDWTLTVRGDVETPLEYAYATLGYGSEEEALLDCTSGWYTVQRWRGIRVGDLLDAAEVRDEARFVRFVSVTGYRWSLPIEEARQALLATHVGDEPLSHGHGAPMRLVAPGRRGFQWVKWIDRVDVRRRDDPAQWVVTLLSGFD, from the coding sequence ATGGGATACAGGCCGATGGCTCTCGTGCGACGTGGCCTCTCCGCTCTCGAACCGCCACCTCGAGTCGTGGACTGGTCCATTTTCGGAATCGTCACGTTCGAGGCCGTCTCAGGGATCGCTTCGTTCACTCTCACGACCCCACCGGTATTCTGGGCCCATCGGATCGCCGGATTGACTCTCGTCGGACTACTGGGGTTCAAACTCGCTCGAGTTCGATATCGGCTTACCCAACGCGAGCAGTGGCGAGCGTCCACGCTCCTGTCGATACTCGCCGTCGTTGCGGCGGTGGGCGCGCTCGCAACGGGGATCGCCTGGGCGTTCGGACTGGACGTCCGGCTCTCCTACTGGACGCTTCTGAGCGTCCACGTCGGATTCGGGCTCGTGCTCGTCCCGTTGATGATGTGGCACCTCACGACCCGCTTTCGTCTCCCGAGTCGGCGTGACTTCGACCGCCGACGGACGACGCTTACGTACACGGCGCTCCTGCTCGGTGGTGCGGTAACCTACTGGGGGCAGGAACGCACGAATCGAATCCTCGACACACACGGCGCCGACCGGCGGTTCACGGGGTCTCAACCGCGACGCGGAAACGGCAACGAGGGGTTTCCGGTCACGTCGTGGGTCGCGGACGACCCCGATCCGATCGATCGCTCCGACTGGACGCTGACGGTCCGCGGCGACGTCGAGACGCCCCTCGAGTACGCGTACGCCACCCTCGGATACGGTAGCGAAGAAGAAGCGCTCCTGGACTGCACGAGCGGCTGGTACACCGTTCAACGGTGGCGTGGGATTCGCGTCGGCGACCTGCTCGACGCGGCCGAGGTCCGCGACGAGGCGCGATTCGTCCGGTTCGTCTCGGTGACCGGCTACCGCTGGTCGCTACCGATCGAAGAGGCGCGGCAGGCGCTTCTCGCGACGCACGTCGGCGACGAACCGCTCAGCCACGGCCACGGTGCACCGATGCGTCTCGTGGCGCCCGGCCGTCGAGGATTTCAATGGGTGAAGTGGATCGACCGAGTGGACGTCCGCCGACGCGACGACCCCGCCCAGTGGGTCGTGACGCTACTCAGTGGCTTCGATTGA
- a CDS encoding S8 family serine peptidase, protein MSEKSRRTFLKVSGSLLGGVAVGSTVIAATATDRFIVDTRTTRRERVTAADLTVVHDLSEIDLLVVEATESELESLNAQYAPDSTYSLNRPLSDQPPSTAGAPSEPGYTYQWDKQAQNIPEAHEVTRGDGTRVTVIDTGVAAGHPDLEHAVNTDLSRNFTDDDYGAGGPYGGYHGTHVAGIIAANDQNDEGAVGTAPATDVVDCRVFSPGALASFADILAAIVYSVRIDADAANMSIGAYPVSREGYGQFYGEALSRVTTYANSQGTLLIAAAGNDSADLQRDGRLCGDFDDDGTEECISAVSLPNEAANVMSVSATGPVGYRWGDTGLEEETDSPAFYTNYGTNAINIAAPGGDADLAAIGTGVDWRFDLVFNTIAVPEYADDGTYTGASYGYDWHAGTSMACPQVVGAAALVKSQNPDFSAYQVRTTLERTAETVDEYDKAYYGSGFLNPAAAVDR, encoded by the coding sequence ATGTCAGAGAAATCACGACGTACGTTCCTCAAGGTGAGTGGCAGTCTACTGGGTGGCGTTGCGGTGGGAAGTACGGTCATTGCAGCAACAGCAACTGACCGGTTCATCGTTGATACGAGAACAACTCGACGAGAAAGGGTCACAGCAGCTGACCTGACTGTCGTACACGACCTGAGCGAGATCGACCTCCTGGTCGTAGAGGCGACCGAGTCCGAACTCGAGTCGCTAAACGCGCAGTACGCTCCGGATAGTACATACTCACTGAACCGTCCCCTCAGTGACCAGCCGCCTTCCACGGCCGGGGCACCGTCCGAACCAGGATACACATATCAGTGGGATAAGCAGGCCCAGAATATCCCAGAAGCCCACGAGGTTACTCGTGGGGACGGGACTCGCGTAACCGTTATCGACACGGGGGTCGCCGCCGGTCATCCTGACCTCGAGCATGCAGTGAACACGGACCTGTCTCGGAACTTTACTGACGACGACTATGGTGCTGGTGGTCCATACGGCGGGTACCACGGCACCCACGTCGCCGGTATTATCGCCGCAAACGACCAGAACGACGAAGGCGCCGTCGGTACTGCGCCTGCGACAGACGTTGTCGACTGCCGAGTGTTCTCACCGGGTGCACTGGCGTCGTTCGCAGATATTCTCGCGGCTATCGTCTACAGCGTCCGCATCGATGCCGACGCCGCCAACATGAGCATCGGGGCGTACCCAGTCTCGCGCGAGGGATATGGTCAATTCTACGGCGAGGCGCTCAGCCGAGTCACGACCTATGCCAATAGTCAGGGGACGTTGCTCATCGCAGCTGCAGGTAACGACAGCGCTGACCTCCAGCGTGACGGGCGTCTTTGCGGCGACTTCGACGACGACGGCACGGAGGAGTGTATCTCCGCAGTCAGTCTTCCCAACGAGGCAGCGAACGTCATGTCCGTCAGCGCCACCGGACCAGTTGGCTACCGATGGGGGGACACGGGGCTCGAAGAGGAGACCGATAGTCCAGCGTTCTACACGAATTACGGGACGAACGCTATCAACATCGCCGCGCCCGGCGGAGACGCCGACCTCGCGGCTATCGGTACCGGTGTCGACTGGCGGTTCGACCTCGTTTTCAACACCATCGCTGTACCCGAGTACGCCGACGATGGCACCTATACGGGGGCCTCCTATGGCTACGATTGGCACGCTGGAACGTCGATGGCCTGTCCACAGGTGGTGGGGGCAGCTGCGCTCGTCAAGAGCCAGAACCCTGATTTCAGCGCGTACCAAGTGCGCACGACGTTAGAGCGTACTGCTGAGACAGTTGACGAGTACGACAAGGCGTACTACGGGTCCGGCTTCCTGAATCCAGCAGCAGCCGTCGACCGGTGA
- a CDS encoding helix-turn-helix transcriptional regulator, whose translation MAPGIETIEFVARSSHRVGVLESLHDGPTDRGSLREATGASSPTVGRILGDFLDHRWVERDGAVYALTPLGEFVADRFLALRDAMETEAKLRDVWRWLPLDMPGFGVDLFTDAVVSYPGPAYPYEPVERLSHLIESTSTLRGFDSIVYKSSNLETACGAVLDGMTFEYVFTPESLQGTFAWDPERIREVTACDHASVFVHDHLPGSDRCGLGIVDDRAGICCHDPETGALVAVVDTDAPEARDWAVSTFEEVKSEATPVDPSTVDTFQTP comes from the coding sequence ATGGCACCCGGCATCGAAACCATCGAGTTCGTGGCCCGATCGTCCCATCGGGTCGGCGTCCTCGAATCGCTGCACGATGGACCGACCGACCGGGGGAGCCTTCGCGAGGCGACCGGCGCCTCCTCCCCCACTGTCGGGCGCATCCTCGGTGATTTCCTAGACCATCGATGGGTAGAGCGGGACGGCGCGGTATACGCGTTGACGCCCCTCGGTGAGTTCGTCGCTGATCGGTTTCTCGCGCTTCGCGACGCGATGGAAACCGAGGCGAAGCTCCGGGACGTCTGGCGGTGGCTGCCGCTCGACATGCCCGGATTCGGCGTCGACTTGTTCACCGATGCGGTGGTCTCTTATCCGGGGCCGGCGTATCCCTACGAACCCGTCGAACGGCTCAGCCACCTCATCGAATCGACGTCGACGCTGCGCGGGTTCGACAGCATCGTGTACAAATCGTCTAACCTCGAGACGGCCTGCGGGGCGGTCCTCGACGGGATGACGTTCGAGTACGTGTTCACGCCCGAATCACTCCAGGGGACGTTCGCCTGGGATCCCGAACGGATACGCGAAGTCACCGCCTGCGACCACGCGAGCGTCTTCGTTCACGACCACCTCCCCGGCAGCGACCGGTGTGGCCTGGGGATCGTCGACGACCGGGCTGGCATCTGCTGTCACGATCCCGAGACCGGCGCACTGGTGGCCGTCGTCGATACCGACGCACCCGAAGCCCGCGACTGGGCCGTCTCGACCTTCGAGGAGGTGAAATCGGAGGCGACGCCGGTCGACCCCTCTACCGTCGACACGTTCCAGACGCCGTAA
- a CDS encoding class I SAM-dependent methyltransferase, producing the protein MTTWDERFRNGEYPSEPDPSPVLRAYVGESTTGRALDVACGTGRNAIFLAEQGYEVDALDRSVEGLRITRRTAADRDVGERINPIRTDATQFEYPEDRYDVVTVSFFRTLDRLGDLEDALKPDGLLFYQHHLRSDPPAAVGPSTDRYRFRSNELLHACLDLTVLYYEESSERREGDLSATVEIVARNSHGGTQSYPETR; encoded by the coding sequence ATGACCACGTGGGACGAACGGTTTCGGAACGGTGAGTATCCATCAGAACCGGACCCGTCGCCGGTGCTTCGAGCGTACGTCGGCGAGTCGACTACCGGGAGGGCGCTCGACGTCGCCTGTGGCACGGGACGCAACGCGATCTTTCTCGCCGAGCAGGGGTACGAAGTCGATGCCCTCGACCGGTCCGTCGAGGGGCTCCGAATCACGCGGCGAACTGCAGCGGACCGAGACGTCGGGGAACGCATCAATCCGATCCGGACTGACGCGACGCAATTCGAGTATCCGGAGGATCGCTACGACGTCGTGACCGTCAGTTTCTTCCGGACCCTCGATCGATTGGGCGACCTCGAGGACGCGCTGAAACCCGACGGGCTGTTGTTCTATCAGCACCACCTCCGTTCGGATCCGCCAGCAGCGGTCGGTCCGAGCACGGACCGGTATCGGTTTCGCTCGAACGAACTCCTCCACGCCTGTCTCGATCTGACGGTGCTGTACTACGAGGAGTCGAGCGAGCGACGGGAGGGAGACCTGTCGGCGACCGTCGAAATCGTCGCTCGGAATAGCCACGGCGGAACGCAATCGTATCCGGAGACGCGTTGA
- a CDS encoding class I SAM-dependent methyltransferase, with product MADDQGPDGDRNRAQKPTRDRDSSRADEYADRAEIRDTYDRIATHFASTREYAWSEVESFVETHAGDLETATADGVGLDLGCGNCRHAELLAPHLESVVGLDVSRGLLETGRTRATERGFDVELVQADAAALPLATDAVDLAVYVATLHHLPTRRARRDSLDELARVLSPEGRALVSAWSTAHDRFDETEGFDTTVEWTLPGGEPVDRFYHIYAPDEFEADLADSALELREWELSSGNCYATVAGARGPGSD from the coding sequence ATGGCCGACGACCAGGGTCCCGATGGCGACCGGAATCGGGCACAGAAGCCGACTCGAGATAGAGACTCGAGCCGAGCGGACGAGTACGCCGACCGCGCCGAGATCCGCGACACCTACGACCGGATCGCGACCCACTTCGCGTCCACGCGAGAGTACGCCTGGTCCGAGGTCGAGTCCTTCGTGGAGACCCACGCGGGAGACCTCGAAACCGCCACGGCCGACGGCGTCGGCCTCGACCTCGGCTGTGGCAACTGTCGCCACGCCGAACTGCTGGCCCCGCACCTCGAGTCCGTGGTCGGCCTGGACGTCAGCCGCGGGTTGCTCGAGACGGGTCGAACCCGGGCGACGGAGCGCGGGTTCGACGTCGAACTGGTGCAGGCCGATGCGGCGGCGCTCCCGCTCGCGACCGATGCGGTCGATCTCGCGGTCTACGTCGCCACGCTGCACCACCTGCCGACCCGCCGGGCCCGCCGGGACAGTCTGGACGAACTCGCGCGGGTTCTGTCTCCCGAGGGCCGCGCGCTGGTCAGCGCGTGGTCGACCGCCCACGACCGGTTCGACGAGACCGAGGGCTTCGATACGACCGTCGAGTGGACTCTCCCCGGCGGCGAGCCGGTCGACCGATTCTACCACATCTACGCCCCCGACGAGTTCGAAGCCGACCTCGCGGACAGCGCCCTCGAACTCCGCGAGTGGGAACTCTCGAGCGGGAACTGTTACGCGACGGTGGCGGGGGCGCGGGGCCCCGGGTCTGACTGA